From a region of the Nodosilinea sp. PGN35 genome:
- a CDS encoding alpha-glucosidase family protein: MQTIEWWQNAVIYQIVPWSFLDTDGDGRGNLNGIIDKLDYISALGVDAIWLTPIYESPMDDLGYDITDMLDIDPVIGDLSVFDKLLALTHARGLRMIVDQVWGHTSDRHFWFLESSQNRDNPKADWYVWADPKPDGSPPNNWLSAFNGDSAWAWEPQREQYYLFHFLRSQPKLNWSNPEVVEAILERGKFWLDRGVDGFRIDAPNFFLHDPELRDERVRAEDAPCPDGIDPKNPMAKLMFENSFCRPEALDVLRPVRELIDQYPGTVTLAEVTLCEDSIQLSSEYVKGNHRSHLAYNSALLVDEPISADLMRRTLAKVEKHFQGGGNCWMVGNHDYGRLRSRWAGHDSEGTPYPETFYHQMAAMLVAMPGALCLYQGDELGLNEARIPEDISESQIQDPFGKALYPDVVGRDGSRTPMPWRAAAVSAGFSSHENTWLPIPDSHRPRAVDAQNEDPSSLLNAWRRLLHWRRQQPALMQGDCRILNAEAPLLAFIREAPQQRLLCIFNLSPETAHFDLPDEMLPCVTTSGVDEAAKRNGDMLRLRGYGYFFGNLQPSTPPANSGTAKDVLQSKGE, encoded by the coding sequence ATGCAAACTATTGAATGGTGGCAAAATGCTGTTATCTATCAAATCGTGCCCTGGAGCTTTTTAGACACCGATGGCGATGGCCGTGGCAATCTCAACGGCATCATTGACAAGCTCGACTACATCTCTGCCCTGGGAGTAGACGCCATCTGGCTCACCCCCATCTACGAGTCGCCCATGGATGACCTGGGCTACGACATCACCGACATGCTCGATATCGACCCTGTAATTGGCGATTTGAGCGTGTTCGACAAACTGCTGGCCCTCACCCACGCGCGCGGGCTGCGCATGATTGTCGATCAGGTCTGGGGGCACACCTCCGATCGCCACTTCTGGTTTCTAGAAAGCAGCCAGAACCGCGACAACCCCAAGGCCGACTGGTACGTCTGGGCCGACCCCAAACCCGACGGCTCACCGCCCAACAACTGGCTCTCCGCCTTCAACGGCGACTCCGCCTGGGCCTGGGAACCCCAGCGCGAGCAGTACTACCTCTTTCACTTTCTGCGCAGCCAGCCCAAGCTCAACTGGAGCAACCCTGAAGTGGTAGAGGCCATTTTAGAGCGGGGCAAGTTTTGGCTCGACCGGGGTGTCGATGGCTTTCGCATCGACGCGCCCAACTTTTTTCTGCACGACCCAGAGCTGCGCGACGAGCGGGTGCGGGCCGAGGATGCCCCCTGCCCTGACGGCATCGACCCCAAAAACCCAATGGCCAAGCTGATGTTTGAGAACAGTTTTTGTCGCCCTGAGGCCCTCGACGTCCTCAGGCCGGTGCGAGAACTGATCGACCAGTACCCCGGCACAGTTACCCTGGCCGAGGTTACGCTCTGCGAAGACTCAATCCAGCTATCGAGTGAGTATGTCAAGGGAAACCACCGATCGCACCTGGCCTACAACAGTGCTCTGCTGGTCGATGAACCCATCAGCGCTGATCTGATGCGCAGAACCCTGGCCAAGGTCGAAAAGCACTTCCAAGGCGGCGGCAACTGCTGGATGGTGGGCAACCACGACTACGGTCGCCTGCGCAGCCGCTGGGCAGGGCACGACAGCGAGGGCACGCCCTATCCCGAAACCTTCTACCACCAAATGGCCGCCATGCTGGTCGCCATGCCGGGAGCCCTCTGCCTCTACCAGGGCGACGAACTGGGCCTCAACGAAGCCCGCATTCCTGAAGATATTTCTGAAAGCCAGATTCAGGACCCCTTCGGTAAAGCCCTTTACCCCGATGTGGTGGGCCGCGATGGCTCTCGCACTCCCATGCCCTGGCGGGCTGCCGCTGTCAGTGCCGGGTTCTCCAGCCATGAAAACACCTGGCTACCCATTCCCGACAGCCACCGACCCCGGGCGGTAGACGCCCAAAACGAAGACCCCAGCTCTCTGCTCAACGCCTGGCGGCGACTGCTGCACTGGCGACGGCAGCAACCGGCCCTGATGCAAGGCGACTGTCGCATTCTCAACGCCGAGGCTCCGCTGTTGGCCTTTATTCGCGAAGCGCCCCAGCAGCGGCTGTTGTGTATCTTTAACCTGAGTCCCGAAACCGCCCACTTTGATCTGCCCGACGAGATGCTGCCCTGTGTGACGACCTCTGGAGTCGATGAAGCGGCCAAGCGCAATGGCGATATGCTGCGCCTGCGGGGCTACGGCTATTTCTTCGGCAATTTGCAGCCCAGCACTCCCCCAGCCAACAGCGGCACCGCCAAGGATGTGCTACAGAGTAAGGGAGAATAG
- a CDS encoding alpha-glucosidase family protein, with protein sequence MPSQPDWWRSAVIYQIYPRSFADGNGDGIGDLPGILNHIDYVASLNVDAVWISPFFKSPMRDFGYDISDYRAVDPIFGTLDDFKAVLAAAHDRSLRVLIDQVWNHTSDQHPWFEESRTSRDNSKADWYVWADPKPDGSAPNNWLSTFGGSAWAWEPQRQQYYLHNFLDSQPDLNWYNPAVVEAILDTARFWLDLGVDGFRLDVVNFFTHDRSLQDNPLRPAAVPRPAGATASDPFFTQINLHNLDQPSTLELLRPMRQLLDRYGAIALAEISSTEDALLTSSVYVSGTDRLHTAYNSSLMTDEPLTVQRLTELIQRVESLFTDGVICWTAGTHDFPRLKSRWSKYQPSETFLQDAFDHMFAALLISLRGCCCLYQGDELGLTQAEIPYEKMQDPFGLQGYPHVPGRDGCRTPMPWRKDAPNAGFSAATEPWLPIPADHRLYAVDVQEADPTSLLQKYRRLIRWRNAQPALRQGDLTLLSLSDGQLLGFVRSTGSQRLLCLFNLSPATVYCDRAELPPGEPIEELGISDRSYHDILELPPFGFYFANLTRLGDTPLRDMP encoded by the coding sequence ATGCCTTCTCAGCCTGACTGGTGGCGCAGTGCCGTCATTTACCAAATCTACCCGCGCAGCTTTGCGGATGGAAACGGAGACGGCATCGGCGACCTGCCCGGCATTTTGAACCACATTGACTACGTTGCCAGTCTCAATGTCGATGCTGTGTGGATCTCGCCCTTTTTTAAGTCGCCCATGCGAGATTTTGGCTACGACATTTCTGACTACCGGGCCGTAGACCCAATTTTTGGCACCCTGGACGACTTTAAAGCTGTGCTGGCAGCAGCCCACGATCGCAGCCTGCGCGTTCTTATCGACCAGGTGTGGAACCACACCTCTGACCAGCACCCCTGGTTTGAAGAAAGCCGCACCAGCCGCGACAACTCCAAAGCCGACTGGTACGTGTGGGCCGACCCCAAGCCCGATGGTAGTGCTCCCAACAACTGGCTCTCCACCTTTGGCGGCAGCGCCTGGGCCTGGGAACCCCAGCGGCAGCAGTACTACTTGCACAACTTTTTAGACAGCCAGCCCGACTTGAACTGGTACAACCCTGCGGTGGTGGAGGCCATTTTAGATACTGCCCGGTTCTGGCTCGACCTGGGGGTCGATGGCTTTCGGCTGGATGTGGTGAATTTTTTCACCCACGATCGCAGCCTGCAAGACAACCCCCTCCGACCTGCCGCAGTGCCCCGCCCAGCGGGAGCGACAGCCTCGGATCCGTTCTTCACTCAGATCAACCTGCACAACCTCGATCAGCCCTCCACCCTGGAGCTGCTGAGACCAATGCGGCAGCTGCTCGATCGCTACGGCGCGATCGCCCTGGCCGAAATCAGCAGCACCGAAGACGCCCTGCTCACCTCCAGCGTCTACGTCAGCGGCACCGATCGGCTGCACACCGCCTACAACTCCTCGCTGATGACCGACGAACCCCTGACCGTGCAGCGCTTAACGGAGCTAATCCAGCGGGTCGAGTCGCTGTTTACCGACGGGGTGATCTGCTGGACGGCAGGCACCCACGACTTTCCCCGGCTCAAGAGCCGCTGGAGCAAGTACCAGCCCAGCGAAACCTTTTTGCAGGACGCCTTTGACCACATGTTTGCCGCCCTGCTTATCTCCCTGCGGGGCTGCTGCTGCCTCTACCAGGGTGACGAGCTGGGCCTGACCCAGGCGGAAATCCCCTACGAAAAAATGCAGGATCCCTTTGGCTTGCAGGGGTATCCCCACGTGCCCGGGCGCGATGGCTGCCGCACCCCTATGCCCTGGCGCAAAGATGCCCCCAACGCCGGTTTCAGCGCCGCGACCGAGCCCTGGCTGCCGATCCCCGCCGACCACCGCCTCTACGCCGTCGATGTGCAGGAGGCTGATCCCACCTCGCTGCTGCAAAAGTACCGCCGCCTGATTCGGTGGCGCAACGCTCAGCCTGCCCTCAGGCAGGGCGACCTGACGCTGTTGAGTCTCTCCGACGGCCAGCTGCTGGGGTTTGTGCGCTCCACAGGCTCCCAGCGGCTGCTCTGTCTGTTTAACCTCAGCCCGGCCACGGTCTACTGCGATCGCGCCGAACTTCCCCCCGGCGAACCCATCGAGGAGTTGGGCATCAGCGATCGCAGCTACCACGACATCCTGGAGCTGCCGCCCTTTGGCTTTTACTTTGCCAATTTGACCAGACTGGGTGACACGCCCCTGCGTGACATGCCCTAG
- a CDS encoding response regulator, translating to MLPEDQKRILGYFIEEAKDHLNTIEQGLLNLATTVNDAEMMNEVFRAAHSVKGGAAMLGLNSIQRTSHRMEDFFKVMKESPMRPDRDLETMLLQIFDGLQEQLEQLQSPFGLTNDQAQEIMAPLEPIFVQAETHLNALVAAAPVVTPTAAESRPVVAAAAAVHPETSALQLVFRSDVPALLRDMLTTFKQPDQSASRQELQRLCQRLHSLGEQFELAQWCTLTQMVERAIANPEQTYRTLAPVVIKDLKQAQDQVLSGAIHQVAPSTTLQDLLPVQAETTPGTDDSTLDALLAEALNDDSSEPDLADLFAAAEVGDDDLNTSETWLDDLSLGSPENVTETGLESVFGELDTPLSAEPTVSQHPTGSIGPEVGTAELNSLADLFEGVSEGLADIWEDDDLPEVSLDDLDADDDATGDRVNAEFADLFASDEPTTPATLTANQPTDDMASLFGYDLDAVPLAEATPEPAQGTAELDILGTTETAAASATQTEATADALDDFLSDVPSPAPDRLAHTPLDNFFDLDESAEAAANASLDDVNSFFDALAEDEFLDDDDAHTMPELHLELDPDGPSSGGTPSVDNGLFGSGSSVLTTDPRASGPEPTQAQPPDPADPDALLDDDPFGEFSLTNSSFDLAFAAPSDSTAAPEQIAPEADTGFEAPSNNGDRGETALETDAAWAEDVTDTDSFADLESLLDEPEPEANGAFGPDAGLTGLDDEFDLGDAVFDNFAGAAQNGHSQAAPPRQSDAGDDSDDSFDDLEALLGEAVPAPDAPISQPTGSDPRPLSGGTGAAGDRTFDSAFDSGDDEFGDLEKLLEEADQLGGSAPSVGARRAASMQAARRSPRRTANTADQTMRVSVGHLDTLSNLVGELVVNRNSLEQDQERLRQFLDNLLNQVSQLNDVGQRMRDLYERSLLESSLIANRQAFALGVSSSDRGGSSHATGATFDALEMDRFTGFHTLSQEMIELIVRVREASSDIEFTIDSTDQIARQFRQVTTQLQEGLNKARMVPFGQTADRLPRAVRDISLKCGKEAQLVVEGRDTLIDKMILERLYDPMTHLVNNAITHGIESPEERLATGKGREGTITVRAFYQGNQTVIYIADNGGGINPAVVKAKALKQGLITPAEAQTMTEIEVYDLLFLPGFSTRDQADDFSGRGVGMDVVRTALSDIRGSITIESEVGKGTSFTIRLPLTLSITKALSCVNNQARIAFPMDGVEDMFDVPKERIQTDDQGHTCILWRDTLLPFRPLSDLLRFNRSLGRGRVYGGPQDEDVVSIVVLRSASTFIALQVDQVIGEQEIVIKQLEGPVPKPIGIAGATVLGDGRVMPIADVLELIDLASGRLRRDASTSLWTQAVDDEPAEAVDHTDPTVLIVDDSITVRELLSMSFNKVGYRVEQARDGQEAWEKLRSGLPCDLVFCDIEMPRMDGLELLSRMQKDSALSQIPTAMLTSRGADRHRQMAVDLGAKGYFTKPYLEEMLLDAAKRMLEGENMIPRKIAEEPAS from the coding sequence ATGCTGCCTGAAGATCAAAAACGCATCTTGGGGTACTTCATCGAGGAGGCCAAGGATCATCTCAACACCATTGAGCAGGGTTTGCTGAACCTGGCGACCACGGTCAACGACGCTGAGATGATGAACGAGGTGTTTCGGGCGGCTCACTCGGTGAAGGGCGGGGCGGCCATGCTGGGGCTAAACAGCATCCAGCGCACCAGTCACCGCATGGAAGACTTTTTTAAGGTGATGAAAGAGTCGCCCATGCGCCCCGATCGCGATCTAGAAACCATGCTGCTGCAAATTTTTGACGGGCTGCAAGAGCAGCTCGAGCAGTTGCAGAGCCCCTTTGGCCTCACCAACGACCAGGCCCAGGAGATCATGGCTCCCCTGGAGCCAATTTTTGTCCAGGCGGAGACCCATCTCAATGCGCTAGTTGCAGCGGCTCCGGTGGTGACCCCAACCGCTGCCGAGTCTCGCCCGGTGGTGGCGGCCGCCGCCGCTGTCCACCCCGAAACCAGCGCCCTACAGCTTGTCTTTCGCAGCGATGTACCGGCCCTGCTGCGCGATATGCTGACCACGTTTAAGCAGCCCGATCAGAGCGCCTCTCGGCAGGAACTCCAGCGGCTGTGTCAGCGGCTGCACAGCCTCGGAGAACAGTTTGAGCTGGCCCAGTGGTGTACTCTGACCCAGATGGTTGAGCGGGCGATCGCTAACCCAGAGCAGACCTACCGCACCCTGGCCCCCGTGGTGATCAAAGACCTCAAGCAGGCTCAAGATCAGGTGCTGTCGGGGGCCATCCACCAGGTGGCCCCCTCGACCACCCTGCAAGACCTGCTGCCGGTGCAGGCCGAGACCACCCCTGGCACCGACGACTCCACCCTTGATGCCCTGCTGGCCGAAGCGCTCAACGACGACTCTAGCGAGCCCGACCTGGCCGATCTGTTTGCCGCCGCCGAAGTCGGCGACGACGATCTGAACACCTCCGAAACCTGGCTCGACGATCTCTCCTTAGGCAGTCCTGAGAATGTGACGGAAACGGGGCTAGAGTCGGTCTTTGGAGAGTTGGACACCCCTCTCTCCGCCGAGCCCACCGTCTCCCAACACCCCACCGGCAGCATTGGCCCAGAGGTAGGCACTGCCGAACTCAACAGTCTGGCCGACCTGTTTGAGGGGGTCTCTGAAGGACTGGCCGACATTTGGGAAGACGACGATCTGCCGGAAGTTTCGTTAGACGATTTGGATGCAGACGACGATGCCACTGGCGATCGCGTCAACGCTGAGTTTGCCGATTTATTTGCCAGCGACGAGCCCACCACTCCCGCCACCCTCACGGCCAATCAGCCCACTGACGACATGGCTAGCCTGTTCGGGTACGACCTCGATGCCGTCCCGCTGGCGGAGGCTACACCAGAACCTGCCCAGGGGACTGCCGAGCTAGACATCCTGGGTACCACCGAAACCGCAGCAGCGTCGGCCACCCAGACGGAAGCCACAGCTGATGCGCTGGATGATTTCCTCAGCGACGTGCCCAGCCCCGCCCCAGATAGATTGGCCCATACTCCTCTGGACAATTTTTTTGATCTCGACGAGTCAGCTGAGGCCGCTGCCAACGCCAGCCTGGACGATGTCAACAGCTTCTTTGATGCCCTCGCCGAGGATGAGTTTCTCGACGATGACGATGCCCACACCATGCCGGAGCTGCACCTAGAACTCGACCCAGATGGCCCGAGCAGCGGCGGCACCCCAAGCGTTGACAACGGGCTCTTTGGCAGTGGCTCCTCGGTGCTGACAACAGACCCTCGGGCATCTGGGCCTGAACCAACCCAGGCTCAACCTCCTGATCCCGCCGATCCAGACGCGCTGCTAGACGACGACCCGTTTGGGGAATTTAGCCTCACCAATAGCAGTTTTGATCTGGCCTTTGCCGCCCCCAGCGACTCGACTGCGGCCCCGGAGCAAATCGCCCCTGAGGCCGACACCGGGTTTGAAGCCCCCAGCAATAACGGCGATCGCGGCGAGACGGCGTTGGAGACCGACGCCGCTTGGGCGGAGGACGTGACCGATACCGATAGCTTTGCCGATCTGGAGAGCCTGCTCGACGAGCCAGAGCCTGAGGCCAATGGCGCGTTTGGCCCAGACGCGGGGCTCACTGGCCTAGATGATGAATTTGACCTGGGCGACGCTGTTTTTGACAACTTTGCAGGTGCTGCTCAGAATGGCCATAGTCAGGCTGCACCCCCCCGCCAAAGCGACGCTGGTGACGACAGCGATGACAGCTTTGACGACTTAGAAGCACTGCTGGGAGAGGCTGTCCCAGCCCCTGATGCACCGATTTCTCAACCTACCGGCAGCGACCCAAGGCCCCTCTCCGGGGGGACTGGCGCGGCGGGCGATCGCACCTTCGACAGCGCCTTTGACAGCGGCGACGATGAGTTTGGCGACCTTGAGAAACTCTTAGAAGAGGCTGACCAGCTGGGGGGGTCGGCCCCGTCGGTAGGAGCCCGCCGCGCTGCATCAATGCAGGCGGCGCGGCGATCGCCCCGCCGCACCGCCAACACCGCCGACCAGACCATGCGGGTTTCGGTGGGCCACCTCGACACCCTCAGCAACCTGGTGGGAGAGCTAGTAGTCAACCGCAACTCCCTAGAGCAAGACCAGGAGCGCCTGCGGCAGTTTCTCGACAACCTGCTCAACCAGGTATCGCAGCTCAACGATGTCGGCCAGCGCATGCGCGACCTCTACGAGCGATCGCTGCTGGAAAGTTCGCTAATTGCCAACCGCCAGGCCTTTGCCCTGGGAGTTTCCTCCTCTGATCGGGGCGGCAGCAGCCACGCCACCGGAGCCACCTTCGACGCCCTGGAGATGGATCGCTTCACCGGCTTCCACACCCTCTCCCAGGAGATGATCGAGCTGATCGTGCGGGTGCGGGAGGCCTCGTCGGACATCGAGTTCACCATCGACTCCACCGACCAGATTGCCCGTCAGTTTCGCCAGGTGACCACCCAACTCCAGGAAGGCCTCAACAAGGCCCGCATGGTGCCCTTTGGTCAGACCGCCGACCGCCTGCCTCGGGCCGTGCGCGATATTTCTCTCAAATGCGGCAAAGAGGCCCAGCTGGTGGTCGAAGGGCGCGACACCCTGATCGACAAAATGATCCTGGAGCGGCTCTACGACCCCATGACCCACCTGGTCAACAACGCCATTACCCACGGCATCGAGTCGCCGGAGGAGCGGCTGGCCACGGGCAAGGGTCGCGAGGGCACGATCACCGTGCGCGCCTTCTACCAGGGCAACCAGACCGTGATCTACATCGCCGACAACGGCGGCGGCATCAACCCGGCGGTGGTCAAGGCCAAGGCGCTTAAGCAGGGGTTGATCACCCCCGCCGAGGCCCAGACCATGACCGAAATTGAGGTCTACGACCTGCTATTTTTGCCGGGCTTTAGCACCCGCGACCAGGCCGACGACTTCTCCGGGCGCGGCGTGGGCATGGACGTGGTGCGTACCGCGCTCTCTGACATTCGCGGCTCGATCACCATTGAGTCTGAGGTGGGCAAGGGCACCAGCTTTACCATTCGCCTGCCCCTCACCCTCAGCATTACCAAGGCCCTGAGCTGCGTCAACAACCAGGCCCGCATCGCCTTTCCCATGGACGGGGTCGAAGATATGTTCGACGTGCCCAAGGAGCGGATTCAAACCGACGATCAGGGCCACACCTGCATTCTCTGGCGCGATACGCTGCTGCCCTTCCGACCCCTGAGCGATCTGCTGCGCTTTAACCGCAGCCTGGGTCGGGGCCGAGTCTACGGCGGCCCCCAGGATGAAGATGTAGTCTCCATCGTGGTGCTGCGCAGCGCCAGCACGTTCATTGCTCTCCAGGTCGATCAGGTGATCGGCGAGCAGGAAATTGTGATTAAACAGCTAGAGGGGCCAGTGCCCAAGCCCATCGGCATCGCCGGGGCGACGGTGCTGGGGGATGGGCGCGTCATGCCCATTGCCGACGTGCTGGAGCTAATTGACCTGGCCAGCGGTCGTCTGCGCCGCGACGCTTCGACCTCGCTGTGGACTCAGGCGGTGGACGATGAGCCGGCTGAGGCAGTGGATCACACCGATCCGACGGTGCTGATTGTGGACGACTCGATTACGGTGCGCGAGCTGCTGTCGATGAGCTTCAACAAGGTGGGCTACCGGGTCGAGCAGGCCCGCGACGGTCAGGAAGCCTGGGAAAAACTTCGCTCTGGCCTGCCCTGTGACCTGGTCTTCTGCGACATTGAAATGCCCCGCATGGACGGCCTGGAACTGCTCTCCCGCATGCAGAAGGACAGCGCCCTGAGCCAGATTCCGACGGCGATGCTGACCTCGCGAGGGGCCGATCGCCACCGGCAGATGGCGGTAGATTTGGGGGCCAAGGGCTACTTTACTAAGCCCTACCTGGAGGAAATGCTGCTGGACGCGGCCAAGCGCATGCTTGAGGGCGAGAATATGATTCCTCGCAAAATTGCTGAGGAACCCGCATCCTAG
- a CDS encoding methyl-accepting chemotaxis protein, producing the protein MASGIDYSQAYQKAERAYVQGNYSEAAAVIDQLAGDYPEDPSVLLLRGHIYCYGLQRYDVAAAQYSAVLDLTSEPEYVDYASNGLDYANQFASEASSGTAIDYETDAGDTFFDAGASMAMGIESSVGTAGTAELPDSHLDLGDFSLEDDLPGSIANGGFSDPFATDPFATEDPFADSSGKRAGSGFAIDSASGWSEGQEGLDDITFDDDDAAFDSLEVGNADDPFSSAEAPEGDLYSDMDLAAHGFDQGWPPADDGGDDMTVFAPEPDLLADDIDTAGDATDIDYNAYSENGYMPDLEDSAQPSSNVDFLDEFSDFDDLGNLPDFELSDSSAGFTTPSVGTSGLTSTDDNSGYTGGTSAFDLSDINDQAVISDDDIFSIAGAGDNLPVFTQPDSHDVEAVSTEQDWLGFLDNAPLPTKELIVAIAAGVASALAVGVINFAASTLQPGRPMPKAVHAVMALAGGVAGFGSALGAGRLAHRQVNRSVSDLQHQFDTVITGNLSARATVFTEDEFGRLASSFNKMSRVILTTTSEAQRKAQEQEQAKEDLQRQVIRLLDDVEGAARGDLTVQAEVTADVLGAVADSFNLTIQNLREIVEQVSVAARQVSKGSTENEIFARSLSADALRQAEELAVTLNSVQVMTDSIQRVAESAREAEEVARTASSTALKGGESVERTVAGILEIRETVAETTRKVKRLAESSQEISKIVALISQIASRTNLLALNASIEAARAGEAGRGFAIVADEVRQLADRAAKASKEIEQIVLQIQSETGGVMTAMEEGTQQVIEGTRLAEQAKRSLEDIIQVSNRIDVLVRSITADTVEQTETSRAVAQVMQSVELTAQETSQEAQRVSGSLQNLVGVARDLLTSVERFKVNKSDA; encoded by the coding sequence ATGGCTTCAGGCATCGATTACTCTCAAGCCTATCAAAAAGCAGAACGAGCCTACGTACAGGGCAACTACTCGGAGGCCGCTGCCGTCATCGATCAGCTGGCTGGCGATTACCCCGAAGACCCCAGCGTGCTGCTGCTGCGGGGCCACATCTACTGCTATGGCTTGCAGCGGTACGACGTAGCCGCGGCCCAGTACAGCGCCGTGCTCGATCTCACCTCCGAGCCAGAGTACGTTGACTACGCCAGCAACGGCCTTGACTATGCCAATCAGTTTGCCTCAGAAGCCTCCTCTGGCACGGCCATCGACTACGAAACCGATGCCGGAGATACGTTCTTCGATGCTGGCGCTTCGATGGCCATGGGTATAGAGAGTAGCGTGGGCACTGCCGGTACCGCAGAGCTGCCGGACAGCCATCTCGATCTGGGGGACTTTAGCCTTGAGGACGACCTGCCGGGCTCCATCGCCAACGGTGGGTTTAGCGATCCCTTTGCCACCGATCCCTTCGCCACCGAGGATCCCTTTGCGGACAGCTCTGGCAAGCGGGCGGGCTCGGGTTTTGCCATCGACTCGGCCAGCGGCTGGTCTGAAGGCCAGGAGGGCCTGGACGACATCACCTTTGACGATGACGATGCCGCCTTTGACTCCCTTGAGGTGGGCAACGCCGACGACCCCTTCAGCAGCGCCGAAGCCCCGGAGGGAGATCTCTACAGCGACATGGATCTAGCCGCCCACGGGTTTGATCAGGGTTGGCCCCCCGCCGACGATGGCGGCGACGATATGACGGTGTTTGCTCCCGAACCAGACCTGCTAGCTGACGACATCGACACCGCTGGCGACGCCACCGATATTGACTACAACGCCTACAGTGAAAATGGGTATATGCCCGATCTAGAAGACAGCGCTCAGCCCAGCAGTAACGTTGACTTTCTCGACGAATTTAGCGACTTTGACGACCTGGGCAACCTGCCCGACTTTGAGCTGTCAGACAGCTCCGCTGGGTTTACCACGCCCTCGGTGGGCACCTCAGGCCTCACCTCAACCGACGACAACAGCGGCTATACGGGCGGTACCTCAGCCTTTGACCTCAGCGATATCAATGACCAGGCGGTGATCAGCGACGACGATATTTTTAGCATTGCCGGCGCTGGGGACAACTTGCCGGTGTTTACTCAACCCGATAGCCACGACGTGGAAGCAGTGTCTACGGAGCAAGACTGGCTGGGCTTTTTAGACAATGCTCCGCTGCCGACCAAAGAGCTCATCGTCGCCATTGCTGCCGGGGTGGCCTCAGCCCTGGCGGTAGGCGTGATTAATTTTGCCGCGTCAACCCTACAGCCGGGCAGGCCTATGCCCAAGGCGGTGCATGCAGTTATGGCTCTGGCTGGGGGGGTCGCCGGGTTTGGCTCGGCCCTGGGAGCAGGGCGTCTGGCCCACCGTCAGGTGAACCGCAGCGTCAGCGACCTTCAGCACCAGTTTGACACGGTAATTACGGGCAACCTGTCGGCTCGGGCAACGGTGTTTACCGAAGACGAGTTTGGCCGTTTGGCCAGCAGCTTCAACAAGATGTCGCGGGTGATTTTGACCACCACCAGCGAGGCCCAGCGCAAAGCCCAGGAGCAGGAGCAGGCCAAGGAAGACCTCCAGCGCCAGGTGATTCGCCTGCTAGACGATGTGGAAGGGGCGGCCCGGGGCGACCTGACGGTGCAGGCGGAGGTGACCGCCGACGTGCTGGGAGCCGTAGCCGACTCGTTTAACCTCACCATTCAAAACCTGCGGGAGATTGTAGAGCAGGTGAGTGTGGCGGCCCGCCAGGTGAGCAAAGGCTCGACCGAAAACGAGATTTTTGCCCGCAGTCTGTCGGCAGACGCCCTGCGCCAGGCCGAGGAGCTGGCGGTGACGCTGAACTCAGTGCAGGTGATGACCGACTCGATTCAGCGGGTGGCCGAGAGCGCCCGTGAGGCAGAAGAAGTGGCGCGCACGGCGTCGTCTACAGCCCTGAAGGGGGGCGAATCAGTGGAGCGCACGGTGGCGGGGATTCTAGAGATTCGCGAAACGGTGGCGGAGACCACCCGCAAGGTGAAGCGCCTAGCGGAGTCGTCCCAGGAAATTTCTAAGATTGTGGCGTTGATCTCACAGATTGCGTCGCGCACCAACCTGCTGGCCCTCAACGCCAGTATTGAGGCGGCGCGGGCTGGGGAGGCGGGCCGGGGCTTTGCCATTGTGGCCGATGAGGTGCGACAGCTGGCCGACCGGGCCGCCAAGGCGTCTAAAGAGATTGAGCAGATCGTGCTGCAAATTCAGAGCGAGACGGGCGGGGTGATGACCGCCATGGAGGAGGGCACTCAGCAGGTGATTGAGGGCACCCGCCTGGCGGAGCAGGCGAAGCGATCGCTGGAAGACATTATTCAGGTGTCGAACCGCATTGACGTACTGGTGCGATCGATTACCGCCGACACCGTAGAGCAGACCGAGACCTCCCGCGCCGTCGCCCAGGTGATGCAATCGGTAGAACTCACGGCCCAGGAAACCTCCCAGGAAGCCCAGCGGGTGTCGGGCTCGCTGCAAAATCTGGTGGGGGTTGCCCGCGACCTGCTGACCTCTGTGGAGCGCTTTAAAGTGAATAAATCCGATGCCTAG
- a CDS encoding chemotaxis protein CheW, with translation MVGNPDFLTQTGQDQDPELQELETPDGELFLRFFVTAEDEFALPATGIRRIIEQPPDRITPIPNVSHLLLGTLNEQGRVVWVADLGQFLGYSSVLNTDRPEISVIAIEDQGTMLGLAVNRIVGTRWLNPDKTRVSDNSPDTMAPFLRGEWVIDAEENKTLRLLDHVAVIRSARWAT, from the coding sequence ATGGTAGGCAATCCTGACTTTCTCACCCAAACCGGGCAAGACCAAGATCCAGAGCTACAGGAGCTGGAAACTCCCGATGGCGAGCTATTTTTGCGCTTCTTTGTGACCGCCGAAGACGAATTTGCGCTGCCTGCCACCGGCATTCGCCGCATTATTGAGCAACCCCCCGATCGCATTACCCCCATTCCTAACGTGTCACACCTGCTGCTGGGCACTCTAAACGAGCAGGGCAGGGTGGTATGGGTCGCCGATCTAGGTCAATTCCTCGGCTACTCATCGGTGCTCAACACCGATCGCCCCGAGATCTCGGTCATCGCGATTGAAGATCAGGGAACTATGCTAGGCTTGGCCGTCAACCGCATTGTCGGCACCCGCTGGCTCAACCCCGACAAAACTCGGGTGTCAGACAATAGCCCAGACACAATGGCTCCTTTTTTGCGCGGTGAATGGGTCATTGACGCTGAGGAAAATAAGACCCTCAGGCTGCTCGACCACGTTGCTGTTATTCGTTCAGCCCGCTGGGCCACCTAG